The genomic segment CTGGTGTAGGCTCGGTACCATCTATTTTGCATCCTAATGTCAATGCAAAATTTCTATAGATATTGGCAAAAGCTTCCAAATATCCTTCTGGATGTCCACCTGGAGTTCTACAATTGTGTCTGGCAAAAGAAGATAAATGAGTATAATTCGAACCTGCTCTTAAAATTTGCATTGGTTCTTCTAACCATTTTACAATTAAAGAGTTGGGCTCATGTTGTAACCATTCGATGCCGCCTTTTTCACCATACACTCTAATTTTAACTGCATTTTCTTCACCAGCAGCAACTTGAGAAGCCATTAAAACACCTTTAGCACCATTGTCAAATTTCAATAAAACAGCACCATCATCATCCATTACACGTCCTTCGACTAAAGTATTCAATTCAGCACAGATGTCAGTAATTTTTGAACCTGTAATGTATTCTGCTAAATGAGCTGCATGAGTTCCGATATCACCCATAACTGAGCTTTTTCCAGATTTTTTAGGATCAGTTCTCCAAGCTGCTTGAGCGTTACCTTCTCTTTCGGATAATTTACTTAACCATCCTTGAGGATATTCTACCCAAACCTTACGAATTTTACCTAATTTTCCTTCTCTAACCATCGCTTTGGCTTGTTTTACCATTGGGTAACCAGAGTAGGTATGTGTTAAACAAAGAGTTAATCCTGTTTCTTTTAATTTTTGTTCCAATTGTTTAGCTTCCTCTAAAGAAAACGTAATTGGTTTTTCGATTACAACATTAAATCCGTGATCCAAAGCCATCATGGCAGGAGCGAAGTGAGCAAAGTTGGGAGTTACAATCGTAACAAAATCAATTCGCTCATCAGCTGGTAAAGCCGCTTCCGCTTTGATCATTTCTTCATAGGTTAAATAGGTTCTTGATTCAGGAAGAAACAAAGCTTTTCCTGATGCTACTGCTATTTCAGGATTGATACTTAGAGCACCACAACTTAATTCAATTAAACCATCCATATTGGCAGCCAAACGATGTATGGCTCCGATAAATGCATCTTGGCCACCACCGACCATTCCCATTCTTAATTTTCTTGTCATAATATATGTAACCTAGATATTTTTTTTCTTTAATTCTTTTACTGCGTAATCAGCTGCACGAGCGGTTAAGGCCATAAATGTTAATGAAGGGTTTTGGCATGCAATAGAAGGCATACAAGATCCATCAGTAACAAATACATTACTTACTTCATGCATTTGATTCCATTTGTTTAATACAGAATCTTTAGGATCATTACCCATGCGAGCGGTACCCATTTCGTGGATTGCCATTCCTGGATAGTAATCGTTATCATAGGTTTGGATATTTTTCAAACCAGCAGCTTCCAACATTTCAGCTGCATCGTTCATCATATCTTCACGCATTTTAGCTTCGTTATCTTTTGTTTCACAATCAATAGCTAAAACCGGCTGACCCCATTTGTCTTTTTTAGAATGATCAATGTATACTTTGTTTTCGTAATATGGAAGCATTTCACCAAAACCACCTAATCCCATTCTCCAATGATCTGCTGGTTTTGACATATTGTTTTTGAAATCAGCTCCAAAAGCTAATTCTGCAACATCAGCTTGCCAATTTCCACGACTTGCTCCACCTTGGTAACCAAAACCTCTTAAATAATCACGTTTGTCATTACCATAGTTTTGGTAACGTGGAATGTAAATCCCATTTGCTCTACGTCCATAAGTGTATTTATCTTCAAATCCTTCAGCAGTACCTTCAGCTCCACAACGGAAATGGTGATCCATTAAGTTATGACCTAATTGTCCACTTCCATTTCCTAATCCATTTGGATGAGCTTCTGAAGTAGAATTTAATAATATAAAAGTAGAACCCAATGTAGAACCGTTCACAAAAACGATTTTAGCATAAAATTCCATAGTTTCATTTGTCTCTGCATCAATGACCATAACACCTTTTGCTTTTTTGGTGTCTTTATCATAAATGATATGATTTACAATAGAGTAGGGTCTAACAGTTAATTTTTTTGTTGCCATTGCTGCTGGCAAAGTAGACGATTGTGTACTGAAGTACGCTCCAAAAGGACAACCTCTACTACACAAGTTACGGTATTGACAATTTCCTCTTCCAAGGTGAGGAACAGTTAAATTGGCTGTACGACCAATTGTCAAAATACGTTCTCTATTATAATGTTTTTCAATTCGCTCTTTAACTGATTTTTCAACACAATTTAAGTCCATTGGAGGCAAAAATTGACCGTCAGGTAACAAAGGCCAACCTTCGTTTTGGCCACTAATCCCTGCGAATTTTTCAGCATAATCATACCAAGGTGCAATATCTTTATAGCGAATTGGCCAGTCATTTCCATGTCCATCTCTTTTATTATCTTCAAAATTGTGGTCGCTAAAACGGTAACTTTGACGTCCCCACATCAATGATTTACCACCCACATGAAATCCTCTATACCAATCAAAACGTTTATCTTCAGTGTACGGACATTCTAAATCGTTTACCCACCATTTTTCATTAGCTTCTTGATACGGATAATCTCTAATTTGTACAGGATGAGTCTTTTTTTGTTCCTCAGTCATTTTACCTGCATGCTTGAATTCCCATGGATCTTTCATAGCTGATTCATAATCAGTAATGTGCTCAATGTTCATTCCGCGCTCTAACATCAAAACACGTAATCCTTTTTCAGTCAACTCTTTAGCAGCCCAACCTCCACTAATACCTGAACCTATGACAATCGCGTCATAAGTATTCTGTTCTTTTAAATTCGTATTAATATTCACGATATATATTTTTAAGTTTAAACTAATTTAATGGCAATGGTATTTTAAGAAGTAGCCCAAGCTTTTTGACCCGGTTCAAGAGGTGCACTTCCATCATATTTTCCAGGAATAGCAACATATTCACGTGCTTGAGTACAACCAATTTCAGAAGAGTAGTATCCTAAAATAGTTAAATCCCTAGCAATAGTAAAGAAAGATGGTTTTCTTTTATTTACTACAGCTTCATCTCTTAATTCCGTAACTATAGTTGTTCTTTCTTGTTCAGATGAAGCAACAAAGTTTTTACCAAACTTTGCAAAACATTTGTCATCCATAGACTTTAATCCAGCTGAAAAGAGTTCTTGCAAATTAGCAGGATAACAATCCTGAATCATCATTGGAATAAATGCTCCTAAACCAGCTGCTTTTGCACCTGGACAAGCTGAAGTCGTTGGAATAATAATCTCTGCAAATTCAGTAAGAATTGCTTCGTCTGATGCTGAAAAGTTAACCATTTTAGATTTATCTAAAACTGTAAAACTTTCAAATAAAACGCCCATTGTTGTTGCTGAAATGGCTCCTCCCATTAAATAGGCAACTCTTTTTAGTGCTTCCCTTCTTTCCATTTGGTTTAATTTAGTTGTTTTAGGTTGTTAAAAGTTATTTTATAGATACTTACAATAATAGCAAATAAAAAAACAGATTCGTTTTTTTAGTGTTAATTAATTGACAAAATTCCATTTTTTTTATTTTTTTATGAATTTTAAATCAAATTCTATAGAATAATCTTGATTATGATGTTTTTTCTAAATTATTTTTTGCTTTTTCTATTAAATTATAAACTAATTCTCAGAAAAAAAATAGTGTTTATTCTAAAATATATAATTTAAATCTTACAAAAAAAATCAAGAACCGAATCAATTTAATCTTCATTGCGTTAAAATGACATAAATCAATTATAAAATCAAAATAGTTTATACTTTCATAAAATACAAAAAAAATAAATTATGCAAGAAAACGATTTCGCTTGCTGATTGTAAAATTAGGTGGTTAATTGAGATTTCCGTAGATAGGAATAAAAAAAGTAGATGAATTTTAATGCTATATATATATTAATCAATTATATATATAGTAAAAACTCTAAATAAAAGTAGATTATTTATTAGAATAATTGAAGTTGACTTTGTAACCGTTCCATTAACATGGAGCGAATTCGTTTATTTAATCCAGATGAAACAGTGCTGTAGATTTGGTATTCCTCTAAAGTAAAAAAAGCGATAATAAGTCCCTTATAAGTATTTTGTAGTTGGCTATCCTTAGCAATAGCATTCTCAATTGTATTCATTTTTTTATCAAGAGACAAAGTGTCAAAATGAATTCTGTTTTGGTTAAGGTAATTTTTAAATACTTGAATAATCAAATCGTTTTGCAACTTTAGAATCGGGCGCAAGGTCTTATTTTGAAATTCTTCTTCAATAGACGAATGATTATCAGTTTTCCCTAAAACATCCCCACGAAATTGATGAATAAACTCGTCTCTTGAATACATAATATAAATTAGCTTAAATATTTTTTCTCAACATAAAAAGTTCCAAAAGGTACTACAGACGCCAAACAAATCATACCCGTCTTTTTAAATGACCAATTCAATTCAATTTTTGCCATTATGGCTAAAATAATATATGCCACGAACAAAACCCCGTGTGCCATTCCTATAATTTTGACAAAAATTGGTTCTTGAAAATAATATTTCATTGGCATCGCAAAAAACAACAATAGCAGGAGGGAAGCCCCTTCTAAAAAAGCAATAATTTTAAATAACTTCAACATAACTTATGTATTAAATTTTCAATCCCAAAAATAAGGAATAAGATTGATTTAAGGCATACGATTGATTAAAGTAAATTATATTTGTACAATATCAATTTCAATATGAGCAAACGCGATCTAAAAAAATACCTGTCAGAATTGAATAAGGAACAATTAGAAGAACAACTAATTGAACTTTACGAAAAATTTGTTCCAGTAAAAACGTACTATGATTTTGTTTTTAATCCAAAAGAAGATGCTCTATTAAAGGAAGCTAAACTTAAAATTTCTAACGAGTATTATCCATTTAAAAAAAGTGGACGTGGAAGTAAACCTAAAATGAGACGGTCTATTGCTCAAAAATTTATTAAACATTTTGTAGTTCTGGGGGTTGATCCCTTTGTAATAGCAGATTTAATGCTTTATAATATCGAAATTGCTCAGACGTATTCTGGAGAGAATACAATAAAACAAGAGTTATTTTACAAAAGTA from the Flavobacterium ammonificans genome contains:
- a CDS encoding Gfo/Idh/MocA family protein, with amino-acid sequence MTRKLRMGMVGGGQDAFIGAIHRLAANMDGLIELSCGALSINPEIAVASGKALFLPESRTYLTYEEMIKAEAALPADERIDFVTIVTPNFAHFAPAMMALDHGFNVVIEKPITFSLEEAKQLEQKLKETGLTLCLTHTYSGYPMVKQAKAMVREGKLGKIRKVWVEYPQGWLSKLSEREGNAQAAWRTDPKKSGKSSVMGDIGTHAAHLAEYITGSKITDICAELNTLVEGRVMDDDGAVLLKFDNGAKGVLMASQVAAGEENAVKIRVYGEKGGIEWLQHEPNSLIVKWLEEPMQILRAGSNYTHLSSFARHNCRTPGGHPEGYLEAFANIYRNFALTLGCKIDGTEPTPEMLDFPSIEDGLRGMAFIDNVVLSAQSDKKWTPNVL
- a CDS encoding GMC oxidoreductase; this encodes MNINTNLKEQNTYDAIVIGSGISGGWAAKELTEKGLRVLMLERGMNIEHITDYESAMKDPWEFKHAGKMTEEQKKTHPVQIRDYPYQEANEKWWVNDLECPYTEDKRFDWYRGFHVGGKSLMWGRQSYRFSDHNFEDNKRDGHGNDWPIRYKDIAPWYDYAEKFAGISGQNEGWPLLPDGQFLPPMDLNCVEKSVKERIEKHYNRERILTIGRTANLTVPHLGRGNCQYRNLCSRGCPFGAYFSTQSSTLPAAMATKKLTVRPYSIVNHIIYDKDTKKAKGVMVIDAETNETMEFYAKIVFVNGSTLGSTFILLNSTSEAHPNGLGNGSGQLGHNLMDHHFRCGAEGTAEGFEDKYTYGRRANGIYIPRYQNYGNDKRDYLRGFGYQGGASRGNWQADVAELAFGADFKNNMSKPADHWRMGLGGFGEMLPYYENKVYIDHSKKDKWGQPVLAIDCETKDNEAKMREDMMNDAAEMLEAAGLKNIQTYDNDYYPGMAIHEMGTARMGNDPKDSVLNKWNQMHEVSNVFVTDGSCMPSIACQNPSLTFMALTARAADYAVKELKKKNI
- a CDS encoding gluconate 2-dehydrogenase subunit 3 family protein, with amino-acid sequence MERREALKRVAYLMGGAISATTMGVLFESFTVLDKSKMVNFSASDEAILTEFAEIIIPTTSACPGAKAAGLGAFIPMMIQDCYPANLQELFSAGLKSMDDKCFAKFGKNFVASSEQERTTIVTELRDEAVVNKRKPSFFTIARDLTILGYYSSEIGCTQAREYVAIPGKYDGSAPLEPGQKAWATS
- a CDS encoding glyoxalase, giving the protein MYSRDEFIHQFRGDVLGKTDNHSSIEEEFQNKTLRPILKLQNDLIIQVFKNYLNQNRIHFDTLSLDKKMNTIENAIAKDSQLQNTYKGLIIAFFTLEEYQIYSTVSSGLNKRIRSMLMERLQSQLQLF
- a CDS encoding DUF3817 domain-containing protein, with protein sequence MLKLFKIIAFLEGASLLLLLFFAMPMKYYFQEPIFVKIIGMAHGVLFVAYIILAIMAKIELNWSFKKTGMICLASVVPFGTFYVEKKYLS
- a CDS encoding DUF6155 family protein, with the protein product MSKRDLKKYLSELNKEQLEEQLIELYEKFVPVKTYYDFVFNPKEDALLKEAKLKISNEYYPFKKSGRGSKPKMRRSIAQKFIKHFVVLGVDPFVIADLMLYNIEIAQTYSGENTIKQELFYKSMFNSFEQAVEFIISNGIYLEFKSRIHSIYLETKSQKWFVASEFERIISRLEY